One genomic segment of Drosophila melanogaster chromosome 3L includes these proteins:
- the CG32110 gene encoding uncharacterized protein, with product MLAFEKEIVEKSRYFDLITKECQDYPMAKTMPVLKQPENFQEQEEDVVMAVQEKLKFFRKLTSNGPAVPTPLKVVEKEDIGHKEIPKVVKKVDRKTKLLQAIPAVFKHSHNRRFRRSLFLRSNYIEQFRRWTDQKNKLNRKRLNEAHQLCLKAKHERIACEIDRYKKLILKQSVHVIEDIRISSELIPLTKEHHDRLMELSKYPLQQVIVAKFNLDICGSDIKILTSGGWLNDKIINFYMNLLVERSEKRPGTVPSVYAMSTFFVPRLLQSGFDGVKRWTRKVDLFSMDLILVPVHQMLVHWCLVIIDLPAKTMLYYNSRGRGDPNLMRALVKYLQMESEDKLGLCLDTSEFRIEDAQNVPQQDNMNDCGVFVCMFAEYLTRDAPITFSKKDMKYFRTKMVLELTGDQLWK from the coding sequence ATGCTGGCTTTCGAGAAGGAGATCGTGGAGAAATCTAGATATTTTGATCTAATCACAAAAGAGTGTCAGGATTACCCTATGGCCAAGACAATGCCAGTTCTAAAGCAGCCCGAGAATTTCCAGGAACAAGAGGAGGACGTTGTAATGGCCGTGCAAGAAAAACTCAAATTTTTCCGCAAACTAACCAGCAATGGTCCCGCAGTCCCGACACCGCTTAAAGTCGTTGAAAAGGAGGACATAGGACATAAGGAGATACCAAAGGTGGTCAAGAAAGTTGACCGTAAAACGAAACTGCTGCAAGCCATACCAGCGGTCTTCAAACATAGCCACAATCGACGCTTTCGAAGATCCTTATTTTTAAGGTCCAACTATATCGAGCAATTTCGGCGTTGGACGGATCAAAAAAACAAGTTAAATAGAAAGCGCTTGAATGAAGCACATCAGTTGTGTTTAAAAGCCAAACACGAGCGAATTGCCTGCGAAATCGATAGATACAAGAAGCTGATCCTTAAGCAGTCCGTCCATGTGATCGAGGACATAAGAATCAGCAGCGAATTGATTCCGCTGACCAAAGAACACCATGATCGGCTGATGGAACTATCTAAGTATCCACTGCAGCAGGTAATTGTGGCCAAGTTCAATTTGGACATCTGCGGCAGTGATATCAAAATCCTGACCAGTGGCGGCTGGCTCAACGACAAAATAATCAACTTTTACATGAACCTACTGGTCGAGCGATCGGAGAAGCGTCCTGGTACAGTGCCCAGCGTGTATGCCATGAGCACTTTCTTTGTGCCCCGCCTGCTGCAAAGTGGCTTCGATGGCGTAAAACGCTGGACTAGAAAGGTGGATCTGTTTAGCATGGACCTCATACTTGTGCCTGTTCACCAAATGCTCGTTCACTGGTGCCTGGTCATAATCGATTTGCCTGCGAAAACAATGCTCTACTACAATTCAAGAGGCCGCGGTGACCCGAATCTGATGCGAGCACTAGTGAAGTACCTTCAAATGGAGTCGGAGGACAAGCTCGGGCTGTGTTTGGACACCAGTGAATTTCGCATCGAGGATGCCCAAAATGTGCCGCAACAAGACAACATGAACGATTGCGGCGTGTTCGTCTGCATGTTTGCAGAATACCTAACCCGGGATGCTCCAATAACGTTTTCCAAGAAAGAcatgaaatattttcgcacTAAGATGGTTCTGGAGTTGACCGGCGACCAGCTGTGGAAGTAG
- the Sf3a2 gene encoding splicing factor 3a subunit 2, whose product MDFQNRAGGKTGSGGVASWSETNRDRKERLRQLALETIDLNKDPYFMKNHLGSYECKLCLTLHNNEGSYLAHTQGKKHQDNLARRAAKEAKEAPSSLLAPEKPRVEPKKFVKIGRPGYRVTKQRELSNGQQSLLFQVDYPEITESIVPRHRFMSAYEQKIEPPDRKWQYLLFAAEPYETIGFKVPSREVEKSEGKFWTHWNRDTKQFFLQFAFKFEPKILPPPPPNLHRALGPPGGFPMPGPPRPAMHPMFNGVHPPPPMLSNN is encoded by the coding sequence atGGACTTCCAAAACCGCGCCGGCGGCAAGACCGGCAGCGGAGGCGTAGCCTCCTGGTCGGAGACGAACCGCGACCGCAAGGAGCGACTGCGTCAACTGGCCCTGGAGACAATCGATCTGAACAAGGATCCGTACTTCATGAAGAACCATCTGGGCTCCTACGAGTGCAAACTCTGCCTGACGCTGCACAACAACGAGGGCAGCTATTTGGCCCACACGCAGGGCAAGAAGCATCAGGATAATCTGGCAAGAAGAGCCGCCAAGGAGGCAAAGGAGGCACCCTCTTCGCTGCTGGCGCCCGAGAAGCCCCGCGTGGAACCGAAGAAGTTCGTCAAGATTGGACGACCCGGCTACCGGGTGACCAAGCAGCGTGAACTCAGCAACGGCCAGCAGTCGTTGCTCTTTCAGGTGGACTACCCGGAAATCACGGAGTCCATTGTTCCGCGTCACCGCTTCATGTCCGCCTACGAGCAAAAGATCGAGCCGCCAGACCGCAAGTGGCAGTACCTTCTCTTTGCCGCCGAGCCGTACGAGACCATAGGGTTCAAGGTGCCGTCCCGCGAAGTGGAGAAGAGTGAGGGCAAGTTCTGGACGCACTGGAACCGTGACACCAAGCAGTTCTTCCTTCAGTTCGCCTTCAAGTTCGAACCTAAGATCctgccgccaccgccgccgaaTCTACATAGGGCACTAGGCCCCCCAGGCGGATTCCCCATGCCGGGACCGCCACGTCCTGCTATGCATCCCATGTTCAATGGCGTTCATCCACCGCCACCCATGCTTTCAAACAACTAA